In Cicer arietinum cultivar CDC Frontier isolate Library 1 chromosome 7, Cicar.CDCFrontier_v2.0, whole genome shotgun sequence, a single window of DNA contains:
- the LOC140918724 gene encoding uncharacterized protein: MEKSHKIQGKVRAVPKVVVKTTTSRSTKAPRSVTIVKSLGISQESVERNQGRIMRMRLRLLGKTWIMITRINIPAEICEECIQGKQHKNSFSKDAGHRTKHQLEVVYSDVCGPMQVSSYGGNRYFVTFIDDFNRKLWIYLIKRKDEVFEVFKRFKFMVERQSGHKLKILKTDGGGEFTSREFGKYCDDEGIVREVVPPYTPQQNGVAERKNRTIMNMVCSMLKGKNLRKELWGEAVATAAYVLNRCPTKKLEKVTPEEVCSGFKPNLSHLRVFGSIAFRHIPGQLRKKLDDKSEMITETGESRRRPTRRRGLPRRLCDCELFQDREINNEGDLIHFALMAESEPVNTEEALSDPKWVCAMRKSLESIERNNTWIYVKGTLGCGILFPASDMGKSCELLGYTDSNWCGDKDDRKSTAGYVFMFRGAPISWCSKKEPVVALSSCEAEYIAASLCACQAMWLVNLLLELDNNTRGAVLLLMDNVSAINLAKNPIAHGMSKHIEMRFHYLRELVSSGQLRLGYCKSEEQVADLLTKGVTNEVFNKLVMKLGMKNVEHLN, from the exons ATGGAAAAGAGTCACAAAATTCAAGGAAAGGTGAGGGCAGTTCCAAAGGTGGTGGTCAAGACAACTACAAGCCGTTCGACAAAAGCACCAAGAAGTGTTACAATTGTCAAAAGCTTGGGCATTTCGCAAGAGAGTGTAGAGCGAAACCAAGGGAGAATTATGCGGATGAGGCTAAGATTGCTAGGCAAGACGTGGATTATGATAACACG TATCAATATTCCAGCTGAGATATGTGAAGAGTGTATACAAGGGAAGCAACACAAGAATAGTTTCAGCAAAGATGCAGGTCATAGGACTAAACATCAGCTTGAGGTGGTGTATTCCGATGTGTGCGGACCAATGCAAGTCAGTTCGTATGGAGGTAATCgatattttgtcacatttatcgATGATTTTAATAGGAAGCTGTGGATTTATCTCATAAAGAGGAAGGATGAGGTGTTTGAGGTGTTCAAACGATTTAAATTCATGGTTGAGCGGCAAAGCGGTCACAAACTCAAAATTCTCAAAACTGATGGCGGAGGCGAATTTACTTCGAGAGAATTTGGGAAGTATTGTGATGATGAGGGTATAGTGCGTGAGGTTGTACCACCTTATACGCCTCAGCAAAATGGTGTGGCCGAGAGAAAAAATCGGACAATTATGAACATGGTGTGTAGCATGTTGAAAGGGAAGAATTTGCGGAAAGAGCTTTGGGGAGAAGCTGTTGCTACAGCCGCCTATGTGTTGAATAGGTGTCCTACAAAGAAGCTGGAAAAGGTGACTCCAGAAGAGGTATGTTCTGGATTCAAACCGAATTTGAGTCATTTGCGCGTTTTCGGTTCGATAGCATTTCGACATATTCCGGGACAGCTTCGAAAGAAGCTTGATGACAAGAGTGAAATGAT AACCGAAACAGGTGAATCAAGAAGACGACCAACAAGGCGAAGAGGATTGCCTCGAAGACTCTGTGATTGTGAATTGTTCCAAGATAGAGAGATCAACAATGAGGGTGATCTTATTCATTTCGCTCTAATGGCCGAATCCGAACCGGTGAATACGGAGGAGGCATTAAGCGATCCAAAGTGGGTGTGTGCTATGAGGAAGAGCTTGGAATCAATTGAAAGGAACAATACATGGAT ATATGTGAAAGGTACTCTTGGCTGTGGAATTTTATTTCCTGCAAGTGACATGGGCAAAAGTTGCGAATTACTCGGATACACCGACTCCAATTGGTGCGGAGATAAGGATGATCGGAAATCAACGGCCGGTTATGTCTTTATGTTCAGAGGGGCACCAATCTCTTGGTGTTCTAAAAAGGAGCCGGTGGTTGCTCTCTCTTCCTGCGAGGCGGAATATATCGCAGCTTCGTTATGTGCATGCCAAGCTATGTGGCTAGTGAACCTGCTGCTTGAGCTGGACAACAACACGAGAGGAGCTGTTTTGCTGTTGATGGACAATGTTTCAGCCATCAACCTTGCTAAGAATCCCATAGCACATGGGATGAGCAAGCACATTGAGATGAGGTTTCACTATTTGAGGGAACTAGTGAGTTCCGGACAGTTACGTTTGGGGTATTGCAAAAGCGAAGAACAAGTTGCAGATTTGTTGACGAAAGGCGTTACGAATGAGGTTTTCAACAAACTTGTGATGAAGCTAGGCATGAAGAATGTGGAGCATTTGAATTAA